Proteins encoded together in one Benincasa hispida cultivar B227 chromosome 1, ASM972705v1, whole genome shotgun sequence window:
- the LOC120090098 gene encoding ACT domain-containing protein ACR4-like isoform X1, translating into MDSWASLPVHDEYQKLVIRMNPPRVSIDNTSSRKATLIKVDSSNRHGSLLEVVQVLTDLNLIIRRAYISSDGEWFMDVFHVTDQNGKKLCDDGVGERIQQSLGPKARSFRSLRRSVGVQAAAEQTTIELSGRDRPGLLSEVFAVLTDLKCNVVAAEVWTHNSRMASVVYITDDTSGMPIDDPDRLSKIKQLLLYVLKGDRDKHSANTAVSTNSTHKERRLHQMMYADRDFDLNYMSCSESYQSRPLVTVENCVEKGYTVVNLRCPDRPKLLFDTVCTLTDMQYVVYHATIIAEEPEAYQEYFIRHVDGSPISSEAERQRVIHCLEAAIKRRTTEGIKLELCSEDRVGLLTDVTRIFRENGLSVTRAEVTTRGTQAVNVFYVTDASGNSVRSETIKAVREAIGLTILHVKDEERRSKCPPQEGSGFSLGNLFRSRSEKVLYNLGLIKSCS; encoded by the exons ATGGATTCTTGGGCTTCACTCCCTGTTCACGATGAGTACCAAAAGCTCGTCATTAGAATGAACCCCCCAAG GGTGTCTATTGATAATACCTCGAGCAGGAAGGCCACTTTGATTAAG GTTGATAGTTCTAACAGGCATGGCAGTTTGCTGGAGGTGGTTCAAGTTCTCACTGATTTGAATCTTATAATTCGTCGAGCTTACATTTCTTCAGATGGTGAATGGTTTATGGATG tctttCATGTGACTGATCAGAATGGGAAAAAGCTCTGTGATGATGGTGTGGGTGAGAGAATCCAACAG TCACTGGGGCCAAAGGCACGCAGTTTCAGATCATTAAGGAGGTCGGTAGGTGTCCAAGCTGCTGCGGAACAGACGACGATTGAATTGTCTGGAAGAGATAGGCCAGGCTTGCTTTCTGAGGTTTTTGCTGTTCTTACAGATCTCAAATGTAATGTGGTAGCTGCAGAGGTATGGACCCACAATTCAAGAATGGCTTCAGTTGTTTACATCACCGATGACACGAGTGGAATGCCGATTGATGATCCCGATCGGTTGTCTAAGATTAAGCAGCTTCTCCTCTATGTTCTTAAAGGAGACAGAGATAAGCATAGTGCCAATACTGCTGTTTCAACGAACTCTACTCATAAAGAGCGGAGGCTGCATCAAATGATGTATGCAGACCGTGATTTCGACTTGAATTACATGAGTTGCAGCGAAAGCTATCAGAGCAGGCCACTTGTGACAGTAGAGAACTGTGTTGAGAAGGGATATACCGTTGTCAACCTGAGATGCCCTGACCGACCCAAGCTACTTTTCGATACGGTTTGCACCCTGACCGATATGCAATATGTTGTGTACCATGCAACCATCATTGCTGAAGAGCCCGAGGCTTATCAG GAGTACTTTATCAGGCATGTAGATGGAAGTCCTATTAGTTCAGAAGCAGAGAGACAGAGGGTAATCCATTGCTTAGAGGCTGCAATTAAGCGACGAACAACTGAG GGTATAAAACTCGAGCTTTGTAGTGAAGACCGAGTTGGGCTTTTAACGGATGTGACGAGAATATTTAGAGAGAATGGTCTTTCTGTCACTCGAGCTGAGGTTACCACCAGAGGAACTCAGGCTGTGAATGTTTTCTACGTGACCGATGCATCTGGGAACTCAGTAAGGAGCGAAACCATCAAGGCTGTGCGAGAAGCCATTGGACTAACGATACTCCACGTGAAGGACGAAGAACGACGGTCGAAATGTCCACCGCAGGAGGGATCGGGCTTCTCTTTAGGAAACCTCTTTCGGTCGAGATCGGAGAAGGTACTTTACAACTTGGGTTTGATAAAGTCATGCTCATGA
- the LOC120086418 gene encoding 2-pyrone-4,6-dicarboxylate hydrolase, whose translation MAVAARLKLLPRPSSLPSLHFPSLPLPSSRNSSARISASQSTSTNPNFKLRMASSSSSSSFAKVIDSHLHVWASPEEAAAKYPYFPGQQPTLTGHVDFLLQSMEEAGVDGALIVQPINHKFDHSYVTSVINKYPNKFVGCCLANPAEDGCGIQQLEHLVTKDGYSAVRFNPYLWPAGQKMTNEVGKGLFSTAGKLGIPVGFMCMKGLNLHIEEIKELCTEFPSTTVLLDHLGFCKPPENEEESLALSQLLELASYPQVYVKFSALFRVSRRPFPYLDLSPHLSQIVSSFGANRIMWGSDFPFVVLECGYKGAIDAVSVIANEISLSSTELEWIKGKTVAHLFQSRWIA comes from the exons ATGGCAGTGGCGGCGAGGCTTAAACTCCTTCCACGGCCATCTTCTCTTCCCTCTCTTCATTTCCCGTCATTGCCATTGCCTTCTTCCAGAAATTCCTCTGCAAGGATATCTGCATCTCAATCCACCAGCACTAACCCAAATTTCAAACTCAGAATGgcttcttcctcctcttcttcttcttttgctaAAGTCATCGATTCACATCTTCATGTTTGGGCATCTCCAGAAGAG GCTGCTGCAAAATACCCTTACTTTCCAGGCCAACAACCCACCTTAACCGGGCATGTTGATTTCCTGCTCCAG TCCATGGAAGAAGCAGGAGTAGACGGTGCTCTTATTGTCCAGCCGATCAACCATAAATTTGATCACTCTTATGTGACCAG TGTAATTAATAAGTATCCAAACAAATTCGTTGGTTGTTGCCTAGCAAATCCAGCTGAAGATGGATGTGGAATTCAACAGCTGGAACATCTTGTAACAAAG GATGGATACTCTGCTGTTCGCTTTAATCCATACTTATGGCCAGCAGGTCAAAAG ATGACAAATGAGGTTGGGAAAGGATTATTCTCAACAGCAGGAAAGCTTGGGATTCCTGTGGGTTTCATGTGCATGAAG GGACTAAACCTTCATATTGAAGAGATAAAAGAGCTTTGTACAGAGTTTCCTTCAACCACTGTATTGCTTGATCACTTGGGTTTCTGTAAACCTCCAGA AAATGAAGAAGAGAGTCTTGCACTTTCCCAGCTTTTGGAGCTAGCAAGTTATCCCCAG GTATATGTGAAATTCAGTGCACTATTTAGGGTGTCAAGAAGGCCATTTCCATACCTGGATTTGTCCCCCCACCTCTCTCAGATTGTATCCAGCTTTGGAGCAAACCGCATCATGTGGGGAAG TGACTTCCCATTCGTCGTTCTTGAATGCGGATATAAAGGAGCAATTGATGCAGTATCAGTTATAGCCAATGAAATTTCTCTTTCTTCTACTGAGTTGGAGTGGATTAAAGGCAAAACTGTGGCTCATCTGTTCCAAAGTCGATGGATAGCTTAA
- the LOC120090098 gene encoding ACT domain-containing protein ACR4-like isoform X2 — MDSWASLPVHDEYQKLVIRMNPPRVSIDNTSSRKATLIKVDSSNRHGSLLEVVQVLTDLNLIIRRAYISSDGEWFMDVFHVTDQNGKKLCDDGVGERIQQSLGPKARSFRSLRRSVGVQAAAEQTTIELSGRDRPGLLSEVFAVLTDLKCNVVAAEVWTHNSRMASVVYITDDTSGMPIDDPDRLSKIKQLLLYVLKGDRDKHSANTAVSTNSTHKERRLHQMMYADRDFDLNYMSCSESYQSRPLVTVENCVEKGYTVVNLRCPDRPKLLFDTVCTLTDMQYVVYHATIIAEEPEAYQACRWKSY, encoded by the exons ATGGATTCTTGGGCTTCACTCCCTGTTCACGATGAGTACCAAAAGCTCGTCATTAGAATGAACCCCCCAAG GGTGTCTATTGATAATACCTCGAGCAGGAAGGCCACTTTGATTAAG GTTGATAGTTCTAACAGGCATGGCAGTTTGCTGGAGGTGGTTCAAGTTCTCACTGATTTGAATCTTATAATTCGTCGAGCTTACATTTCTTCAGATGGTGAATGGTTTATGGATG tctttCATGTGACTGATCAGAATGGGAAAAAGCTCTGTGATGATGGTGTGGGTGAGAGAATCCAACAG TCACTGGGGCCAAAGGCACGCAGTTTCAGATCATTAAGGAGGTCGGTAGGTGTCCAAGCTGCTGCGGAACAGACGACGATTGAATTGTCTGGAAGAGATAGGCCAGGCTTGCTTTCTGAGGTTTTTGCTGTTCTTACAGATCTCAAATGTAATGTGGTAGCTGCAGAGGTATGGACCCACAATTCAAGAATGGCTTCAGTTGTTTACATCACCGATGACACGAGTGGAATGCCGATTGATGATCCCGATCGGTTGTCTAAGATTAAGCAGCTTCTCCTCTATGTTCTTAAAGGAGACAGAGATAAGCATAGTGCCAATACTGCTGTTTCAACGAACTCTACTCATAAAGAGCGGAGGCTGCATCAAATGATGTATGCAGACCGTGATTTCGACTTGAATTACATGAGTTGCAGCGAAAGCTATCAGAGCAGGCCACTTGTGACAGTAGAGAACTGTGTTGAGAAGGGATATACCGTTGTCAACCTGAGATGCCCTGACCGACCCAAGCTACTTTTCGATACGGTTTGCACCCTGACCGATATGCAATATGTTGTGTACCATGCAACCATCATTGCTGAAGAGCCCGAGGCTTATCAG GCATGTAGATGGAAGTCCTATTAG
- the LOC120086411 gene encoding BAG family molecular chaperone regulator 6-like produces the protein MESPFFRNRWNYHPQRPRYPPSMVEIPVRRPTVPVAPKVVSIPVRFVESKKSRSDSATKIQKVFRGFLVRKSVKKVVAIEREVSEIERRFANEETVDLIRKDGKEKIMFGEMLMNLLFRLDSVKGVDSGIRNLRKAVIKKAIVLQEKIDSIAATDEATDVINETLEAAAVKYDSEAVDRSSEGTPELKDKIPEHEDENSAADIANSEPADVCDDDKMETQSGNCRNEGEDVDGVALKTSSMEKDGAIHEESTACSMESSADPEISQNSPGKDEVPVEVENDMMHIEVEAAEEWGGMSEAESQTDSSNNPPNTDDGVAEFEAVDEREGSGKKEDAVKEEEEEEEDSRIKGREEGGQSRELLERMMMDNKRMMEMMTQLFEKNEMQSKLLCSLSHRVDRLEKAVVYEMLQKKKRRNSTDCSEKCPKTKKGGK, from the coding sequence ATGGAGAGCCCCTTCTTCAGAAATCGCTGGAACTACCACCCCCAACGCCCTCGTTATCCGCCTAGCATGGTGGAGATTCCGGTGCGTCGGCCAACTGTGCCGGTGGCTCCGAAGGTGGTTTCGATTCCCGTCCGTTTTGTTGAGTCCAAGAAGAGTAGATCTGACTCGGCCACAAAAATCCAGAAGGTGTTCAGAGGTTTTCTGGTGAGGAAGAGCGTGAAGAAGGTTGTGGCGATTGAGAGAGAAGTGAGTGAGATAGAGAGGAGGTTTGCGAATGAAGAGACGGTCGATTTGATTCGGAAGGATGGTAAGGAAAAGATTATGTTTGGTGAGATGCTGATGAATTTGTTGTTTAGGTTGGATTCGGTGAAAGGCGTGGATTCTGGAATTAGGAATTTGAGGAAGGCAGTGATCAAGAAGGCTATAGTATTGCAGGAGAAGATTGATTCAATCGCTGCTACGGATGAAGCTACCGATGTGATCAATGAGACTCTCGAAGCTGCGGCTGTCAAATATGATTCAGAAGCTGTTGATCGGAGCTCGGAAGGAACTCCGGAGCTAAAGGATAAAATTCCAGAGCATGAGGATGAAAATTCTGCTGCTGATATTGCTAATAGCGAACCTGCTGATGTTTGTGATGATGATAAGATGGAAACTCAATCAGGGAATTGTCGCAATGAGGGTGAAGACGTAGATGGAGTGGCGTTAAAGACTTCTTCTATGGAAAAGGATGGAGCAATTCATGAGGAATCTACGGCTTGTTCTATGGAATCGAGTGCTGATCCAGAAATTTCTCAGAACTCGCCAGGAAAAGATGAGGTTCCTGTAGAAGTTGAGAACGACATGATGCATATAGAGGTTGAGGCGGCTGAAGAGTGGGGGGGAATGAGTGAAGCTGAGAGTCAGACAGATTCGTCAAACAACCCACCAAATACAGACGATGGGGTTGCAGAATTTGAAGCTGTAGATGAAAGAGAGGGCAGTGGAAAGAAAGAAGACGcagtaaaagaagaagaagaagaagaagaagatagcaGAATCAAGGGAAGAGAGGAGGGTGGGCAGAGTAGAGAGCTTCTTGAAAGGATGATGATGGACAACAAAAGAATGATGGAGATGATGACGCAGCTGtttgaaaagaatgaaatgCAGTCAAAATTGCTGTGTTCACTGTCCCATAGGGTTGACCGGTTAGAAAAGGCAGTTGTCTATGAGATGctacagaagaagaagaggaggaatAGTACTGATTGCTCAGAAAAATGCCCCAAAACAAAGAAAGGTGGTAAATGA